The following nucleotide sequence is from Geoalkalibacter sp..
CAATCTCGCTTACGGCCTGCGCTGCCTCGCGATGGATCTGGATGCGCGGGATCGTCGGATGCTGGTGGCCCTGGCGCAAGGCAACATCGATCAGGGAGTCAAATGGGATCCGGCCTACCAGCAGGAAACCATCCGCATTTACCGGGATCTGAGTCTAAAGGCTCTTGACGGGCAGGCACCGGAGTTGATGATCTGGCCCGAGGCGGCGACGCCTTTCTATTTTCAGGAGCCGGGCGTCTTATCCGAGGAGGTGCGCCAGGTTGCGCGGGAGATGGATGCTTTTCTGCTCTTCGGCAGTCCGGCCTATGAGGTGGTCAATCGCCAATACCAGTATCTCAACAGCGCCTTTCTGCTGGGGCCGGACGGCGAAATACTCGGCCGCAGCGACAAGGTGCATCTCGTGCCCTTCGGCGAGTACGTCCCCCTCAAGCCGTTTTTGCCTTTCGTCGACAAACTGGTGGTCGGAATCGGCGATTTCTCGCCGGGAACCATCAGCCCCTTGCCCATGAATGGCGCAAGGCTCGGGGTGCTGGTCTGCTACGAGGCGATTTTTCCGGAGTTGGCCAGGGACTATGTGCGCCAGGGCAGCGAGCTGTTGATCAACATCACCAACGATGCCTGGTTCGGCCGTTCCTCGGCGCCTTATCAGCATCTGGCCATGAGCCGCTTTCGCGCGGTGGAGAATCGCATCTGGCTGGCGCGTGCCGCCAACACGGGAATTTCGGCCTTCGTCACTCCCAGCGGGCGGGTGCTGGAAGCAACTCCCATTTTCGAGCAGGCCGTGGTGCGGGCTCAGGTCGGCCTGGGCGCGGGTGAAAGTCTCTATCGGCGCATCGGCGATACGGTGCCGACGCTGTTTCTGGGACTTTCCACCTTTTGGTTGGTCCGCACCCGCCGTCGTTTCGGTGTGACGTAGGGGCGCGGCATGCCGCACCCGTCCCCTCGCCCAGGGCGACCCAGCGGGGCGGCCCTAGGGCACCAGTTCCATGCGATGCAGCACCTTTCCCGCGCCGTCGATAAATTCGACGCCCTTGAGTACGCTTGGCCGCTCCACGAGGGCCAAGGCGTAGGGCTGGGTCATGACGGCGGCGCGGATGCTGTCGGCGGGCGGCTCGCTGGTTCGCACGTAAACCCGCAGGGTCTCGCCCATGAGCTCCACGCGGGAGATGTCCACCTGATAGCCTGCGCTGGGTTTCCAGCCCGAGGCCACCATCAGAACGAGATGTCCTTGCCAATCAACGCCGGGCGGCGTGGGTGGCGGAATCCGATGAGCATGAATCCGGCCGTAAAGCTCCTGCCAACTGTCCTGGTTGGTTGCTGCGGCAAAGGTGAACCCTTCGGTCTCCATGGCGGCGCTGCCTCGCTCAAGGACACTGAAAGGTTGCGGATTGGCGGCGGCGCAGCCGGTGGACAGAGTCAAGATCAGCATCAGGATCACCAGGGTTTGCAGCACATCGCGGTTGGCATGCATAAAGATGATCTCCATGACGAGAGCTATGCAACACCATACCATGAAATTTCCCGCTGGGTAAAAGGACCCGGGTCGCCCATGGCTTGCGGGCGCGGGGCGAACAGGCTATAATCGCCGCGTTTTTGTTTGTTTCATCTGAAATTTGCATAAAAATCAATCTCTTATCCGGATTTATCGGTTCCTGAAAGGATTTCTGCATGTTCCGCGAAGAAAAGGATGCCCTGGTCGCCCTTGAAGAAAAAGCCCGCGAACTCTGGAGGTATCTTTGACGTCGATAGCAAGAAGGAACGCATAGCCGAACTCGAAGCCGAAATCGCGCGTCCCGAATTCTGGAACGACGCCGAGCGTGCCCAGGAACGCCTGCGCGAGCGCACCGGGTTGCAGAAAGTCGTCGATTCCTTGGACGACATCGTGCAGCGCATCGAGGATCTCAAGGTGCTGGTGGATCTCGGCGAGGAATCGCAGGACGAGGACGTGCGCGCCGAGGTCGCCGAGGCGCTGCCGGCTCTGGAGGCGGATCTGCGAGGGATGGAGCTGGCACGCATGCTCTCCGGGCCCCACGATCAGCGCAACGCCATCTTCAGCATCAACGCCGGCGCTGGCGGCACCGAGGCCCAGGACTGGGCCGAGATGCTGCTGCGCATGTATCTGCGCTACTGCGAGCGCAAGGGCTGGCGCACGGAGATTACCGACTACCAGCCGGGCGAGGAGGCCGGCATCAAGGGCGCGACCTTCACGGTGGAGGGCGAGTGTGCCTACGGCTATCTGCGCGCCGAGATGGGCATCCATCGCCTGGTGCGCATTTCACCCTACGATTCGAGCGCCCGTCGGCACACCTCCTTTTCGTCGGTCTTCGTGTTCCCCGAGTTGGATGAGGACATCGAAATCGATATCGACGAAAAGGATCTCAAGGTCGATACCTACCGCTCCAGCGGCGCCGGCGGCCAGCATGTCAACAAAACCGATTCGGCGATTCGCATCACCCATATTCCCACGGGCATCGTCGTCGCCTGCCAGAACGAGCGTTCCCAACACAAAAACCGCGCCACGGCCCTCAAGCAGCTCAAGGCCCGTCTCTACGAATTGGAAGCGCGCAAGAAAGAGGAAGAAGCGGCCGCGATTTCCGGAGAAAAGAAGGACATCGGCTGGGGCAGCCAGATCCGCTCCTATGTGCTGCATCCCTATCGCATGGTCAAGGATCATCGCACGGGCCACGAGGTGGGCAACACCGAGGCGGTTCTCGGCGGCGACATCGAGGATTTCATCGAAGCCTACCTGCTCAGCCGCAGCTAGCCTTCGCCGCCCCCTTTTCCCTTGACTTGCCCGGGGCCGGGGGGTAAGGTACCTGCCTTGAAAAAACGCCGAAAGGTATTGGAATTAATGGAAGAACTCAACGATATCCTGTCGCAGCGACGCGACAAGCTCACCAGTTTGCGGGCCGAGGGCATCAACCCTTTCGCCAATGATTTTGCGGTTTCGCACACCACCGCCGACATTCACGCCGCCCATGGCGCGCAGGATGCCGCGACTCTCTCGGTAAGCCCCGTCGAGTATGTGATCGCCGGGCGCATTCTGGCGCGCCGCGATTTCGGCAAGGCGGCCTTCGTTCAGTTGCAGGATCGCGCCGGGCGGCTGCAGGTTTATGTGGCGCGCGATCAGTTGGGGGAGGAGGGGTTTGAGCTGTTCCGCAAGCTGGATCTCGGGGATGTGATCGGCGTGGTCGGCACGCCGTTTCGCACCAAGACCGACGAGCTGAGTCTTCGTGCTTCCAGCCTGCGTTTGCTGACCAAGTCCCTGCGTCCCCTGCCGGAGAAGTGGCACGGTCTGACCGACGTTGAAACCCGCTATCGCCAGCGCTATCTTGATTTGATGGTCAATCCGCAGGTGCGCGAGGTTTTCCTCAAGCGCAGCCGCATCATCAGTCTGGTGCGTGAATTCATGCAGAGTCGCGATTTTCTCGAAGTGGAAACGCCGATGATGCAGCCCATCGCCGGCGGCGCGACGGCGCGCCCTTTCAAGACCTTTCACAATACCCTCAAGATGGATCTGTTCCTGCGCATCGCCCCGGAGCTCTATCTCAAGCGCCTGGTGGTCGGGGGCCTGGAGCGGGTGTTCGAGATCAACCGCAACTTCCGCAACGAAGGCATCTCCATCCAGCATAATCCCGAATTCACCATGATGGAGTTCTATCAGGCCTACGCCACCTACGAAGATCTGATGGATTTCACCGAGGAGCTGATCTGTCACGTGGCGGCGGAGGTCTGCGGTGGCCTCAAGCTCAGCTACGGCGGCCGCGAGGTGGATCTGACGCGCCCCTGGAAGCGGCTGAGCTTCACCGAGGCCATCGCCCATTACGGCAAGGTGGAGGCCGCGGTTCTGGAAGATCACGGCCGTGCCTTTGAGTATGCCGGTCGTCTGGGGTTGGAACTCGATCGACGCATGCCCCTGGGTAAGATTCTCGCCGAGATTTTCGACGAGGTGGTCGAGCCCCATCTCTGGCAGCCGACCTTCATCACCCAATATCCCACGGACATCTCGCCGCTCTCGCGCAAAAACGACCTGCGGCCCGAGGTCGTCGATCGTTTCGAGCTGTTCATCGTCGGACGCGAGCTGGCCAATGCGTTCTCCGAGCTCAATGATCCCATCGATCAGCGCGAGCGTTTCGTGCAGCAGCTGAGCGAAAAGGAGGCCGGCGACGAAGAGGCTCACGCCATGGATGAGGACTACATTCGCGCCCTTGAATACGGTCTGCCGCCCACCGCGGGCGAGGGCATCGGCATCGACCGGCTGGTGATGCTGCTGACCGATGCGGCGTCCATTCGCGACGTCATTCTGTTCCCCCAATTGCGTCCTGAAAGGTAGGGTCCGCGTCCCGGCGCGGCCCCGTTTCCCCCGATCTATGAGCTACGAACTTTTCGTCAGCCTGCGCTATCTGCGGGCCAAGCGTAAGCAGACCTTCATTTCCGTCATCTCCTTCATCTCCATCGGCGGCGTCACCCTCGGGGTGGCCGCCCTCATCGTGGTGCTGGCGGTCATGACCGGCTTTCACGACGGGGTGCGCCAGCAGATTCTCGGCAACCTTCCCAACATCCTCATCCAGAAATACGGGGACGCCATCGCGGAATACGAGGACATCGCCGAACAGGCCCGCCAGGTGCCGCGCGTCAGCGAGGTGACGCCCTTTATCTCGCGCGAGGCGATGCTCCTGTCCCAGGGCAACGTGGCGGCGGTGCAGGTCAAGGGCGTCGAGCGCGGACACAAGGCCTTCGGCCAGGAAGCCCTCACCCTGGAAGGCGGCGAACTCGAAGATTTGCTGTTTGAGGGTCGCGGAACGCGTCCCGGCATCGTCATCAGCATCGATTCGGCGACCAGTCTCGGGGTGGCCATCGGCGACACCATCAACGTCATCCCGCCCATGTTCACCATCACCCCCTTCGGCATGATCCCCAAGATGAAGCCTTTCCAGGTGGTGGGCATCCTGCGCCAGCAGGGCAGTCTCGTCGATACCTTCAACGCCTATGTGCCTCTGTCGGTCGCTCAGGAATTTTTCGACCTGCCGGGCCAGGTCACCGGCATCGAGGTCGACGTCATGCACTTCGACGACACCCAGCCGGTGGTTTCCGCCTTGCGCCGGAATTTTGAGTTTCCCTACCTGGTGCGCTCCTGGGAGGATATGTTCGGCTCCTTTCTCTCGGCGCTGCGCCTGGAAAAGCTCGGCCTGTTCATCGTACTGGGCATCATCGTGCTGGTGGCGGCCTTCAACATCGCCACCACCCTGATCATGGTGGTCATGGAAAAGCATAAGGATATTGCGATTCTGCGTTCCATGGGGGCGACCTCGCGCAGCATCATGAAAATTTTCGTGCTGGAGGGCGCCATCATCGGCACCCTCGGTACCAGTCTGGGGACGGCCCTGGGGCTGCTCATCGCCAAAAACGCCGATCCCATCATCAAAAAGGTGGAGAGCGTTTTTCAGCTCAAGATTTTCGATCAGGCCGTCTACGGCATGGATCGGTTCCCCTCCGTGGTCAATCCCGGTGATGTGATCGCCGTGGTCGTGGTGGCGATGAGCATTTCCCTGCTCGCCACCATCTATCCGGCCTGGCATGCCTCGCGCATGGATCCGGCCGAAGCGCTGCGCTATGAATAAGCATTGGGGGCTGGCATGATTCAGGTGCAGGGCGTGAAAAAGCACTTTTCCACCCCCCATGGCGTGGTTCAGGTGCTCAAGGGCATCGACCTCAAGATCGCCGCGGGAGAGCGGGTGGCCATCGTCGGCTCCTCTGGCGCGGGGAAAACCACCCTCATGCACATCCTTGGGGCCCTTGATCGGCCCAATGAGGGGCGCGTGTCCTTCGAGGGCGAGGATATTTTTTCCTTGCGCGGCGCCGCCCTCGATGATTTTCGCAACCGCCGGGTCGGCTTCGTCTTTCAGTTTCATCAGTTGTTGCCGGAATTCAACGCCCTGGAAAACGTGATGATGCCTGGTCTGGTGGCGCGCCTCGGTCGTCGTGAGGCGGCCGAGCAGGCGCGCGCGCTGCTGGAGGACGTGGGGCTGGGGCATCGCCTGCTGCACAAGCCCGGCGAACTCTCCGGCGGCGAGCAGCAGCGCGTGGCCATCGCCCGTGCGCTGGTTCGGATGCCGCGCCTGTTGCTGGCCGATGAGCCCACGGGCAATCTGGACAGCGGCAGCACGGATGAAATCTATCGCCTCCTGGAGCGTCTCCATCGAGAGCGCGGCCTCACCATGGTCGTGGTGACGCACAGCGCGACCCTTGCCGAGCGCATGGATCGCATGATTCGCATGCAGGATGGCCAGTTGTGCCCGGCATGAGCCGAGAATTGAGTTTACACCCCGAGGGGGTTTTTCTATAATGCCTACCTTTGACAACTGTTTTTCCGGAGATCCGCGGCGCATGGTCAAACGGACCCTCTTGTCTCTTCATGTCCTTTTTTTGTGCCTGACCACCGGCGCTTTCGCCCAGCCTCACACCTTTCAGGACATCAGCGTGCGCGGCAACCAACGGGTGGAGCGCGCCGTCATCGACGCGGTCATCCAGGCGCGCCCCGGACGTCCCCTGACCCTGGAGGAGATCGATCAGGATCTGCGCAACATTTACCAGTTGGGTCGCTTCCAGGATGTGTCCGCGGTCATCGAGGAAGCCGCGGGAGTTCGCACCCTGGTTTATCAGGTCAGCGAGCGGCCCCTGGTGCGCGAGATCCGCTTCGCGGGCGAGCGCAAGCTCAAGGAAGACAAGCTGCGGGAACTGGCCGCGTTGCGGGCTCCTGATCTCTACGATCCGAAAAACGTGGAGCGCGCAATCACCGCCATGCGCAAGGCGTATCGCGACGAAGGCTTTCATGCGGCACAGATCACGCCCGAAGTCGACATCAACGAGGCCAATGAAGCGACCATCACCTTCGTTATCGACGAAGGCAAGAAAATCAGGGTCGAACGCATCACCTTCGGCGGCAACAAGGTCTTGTCCGACAAGGAACTGCGCAAGGCGATTGAAACGCGCGAGCGTTGGTGGCTTTCCTGGTTGACCGGGCGCGGTACCTTCAATGAAGACGTGCTGCAAAACGACCTCGATCTGATCGCCGATGAGTACTTCAATCGCGGCTACGTGCAGGTGCGGGTGCGCGAACCGGTCATCAGTTTCAGCGATGACATGCGCACCCTCGATATCCACATCGAGATCGAGGAGGGCGAGCAGTTTCGCGTCGGCGATATCGACATCCAGGGCGATCTGCTGAAGGAAAAGGAAGAGCTTCTCGCTTTGGTCAAGCTCAAATCCGGCGAGGTGTTCAGTCGCGCCAAGCTGCGTCAGGACGTCTTCGCCCTCAATGATCTCTATGCCGACAGCGGCTATGCCTATGTCAACGTTTCGCCCCTGACCCGCCTGGACAATCAGGAGCGTCTGGTGCATTTGCTCTTCGACGTGGAGCAAGGGCTGCAGGTGCACATCGATCGCATTCTCATCGGCGGCAACTCGAAAACGCGCGACAAGGTCATTCGCCGGGAAATGCGCCTCACGGAAGGCGAGCTCTACAGCGCCAGCAAGCTCAAGGAAAGCCGCCGTCGCATCAACAACCTCGGCTTTTTCGACGAAGTCAATGTGGCTACCGCCCGCGGCGCCGAGGAAGATCTGATGAACATCGAGGTCGATGTGAAGGAGCGACCCACCGGCACCTTCAGTGTCGGCGCCGGCTATTCATCCGTGGACGGCGTCATCGCCCAGGGATCTCTCCAGCAGGACAACTTTCTTGGGCGGGGCCTGCGTTTCGACCTGTCCGCGGCTTTTGGCGGCAAGTCGACGACCTACCGCTTCGGCATGACGGATCCCTACTTCCTCGACAAGGATCTGACCCTCGGTTTTGATCTATATCGCACCGATCGCGAATGGCCCAGTTTCAGCGAGAAGCGCACCGGCGGCAATCTCAAGCTCGGCGTACCCCTCAGTGAAAAACTTCGCGCCTTTTTCCTCTATCGCTACGAGGACAAGGAGATTTACGATGTGTCGGCCACGGCCTCGCGCTTCGTGCAGGAGCAGGTCGGCACCTCGACCCTGTCCTCCATCACTTCCATGCTGCGGCGGGACACCACCGATTACCGCTTGGATCCGACCCGCGGATCCATGTCGGAAGCGTCCATCGAATTTGCCGGGGTCGGCGGCGATCAGCGCTTCGTCAAATACATTCTCGATCACCGCCATTACCTGCCCTTCAAATGGGACACCTATTTCAGCGTGCATGGCCAGATCGGCTATGTGGAAGGCTGGGGCGGCAAGGATGTGCCCATCGAGGAGCGCTTCTTCCTCGGCGGCATCAACAGCCTGCGCGGCTTCAAATCGCGCCGTGTCGGGCCGCGCGACGGCGATGATTACATCGGCGGCGAAAAGTCGGCCTATGGCAATCTCGAATATATTTTCCCCTTGATCAAGGACGTCGGGCTCAAAGGAGTCATCTTTTTCGATATCGGCAACGCCTGGCGCGATAATGACCAATACTTTTCCGACATGCGCTACAACACCGGCGCGGGGATTCGCTGGTTTAGCCCTCTGGGTCCCCTGCGCCTGGAATGGGGCTACAACCTC
It contains:
- the lnt gene encoding apolipoprotein N-acyltransferase, whose product is MKGPLLDRTSIAAAVSGVLLALAFPRPDLAELAWVALVPLFLVMEKRPFRSGFTAGVVFFALVLYWLNIVMTTYGGLHPVLSAAAYLMLVLYLALFFGTTTWAACRIRERLGVPPTLTLPVLWVALEFLRSFVLTGFPWATLGYSQQSRLAMIQSVDLFGVYGLSFLLVLSNGLVAALIRRARGAGAFPRVALPLFVVLFAANLAYGLRCLAMDLDARDRRMLVALAQGNIDQGVKWDPAYQQETIRIYRDLSLKALDGQAPELMIWPEAATPFYFQEPGVLSEEVRQVAREMDAFLLFGSPAYEVVNRQYQYLNSAFLLGPDGEILGRSDKVHLVPFGEYVPLKPFLPFVDKLVVGIGDFSPGTISPLPMNGARLGVLVCYEAIFPELARDYVRQGSELLINITNDAWFGRSSAPYQHLAMSRFRAVENRIWLARAANTGISAFVTPSGRVLEATPIFEQAVVRAQVGLGAGESLYRRIGDTVPTLFLGLSTFWLVRTRRRFGVT
- a CDS encoding protease complex subunit PrcB family protein, whose amino-acid sequence is MHANRDVLQTLVILMLILTLSTGCAAANPQPFSVLERGSAAMETEGFTFAAATNQDSWQELYGRIHAHRIPPPTPPGVDWQGHLVLMVASGWKPSAGYQVDISRVELMGETLRVYVRTSEPPADSIRAAVMTQPYALALVERPSVLKGVEFIDGAGKVLHRMELVP
- the prfB gene encoding peptide chain release factor 2 (programmed frameshift) yields the protein MFREEKDALVALEEKARELWRYLDVDSKKERIAELEAEIARPEFWNDAERAQERLRERTGLQKVVDSLDDIVQRIEDLKVLVDLGEESQDEDVRAEVAEALPALEADLRGMELARMLSGPHDQRNAIFSINAGAGGTEAQDWAEMLLRMYLRYCERKGWRTEITDYQPGEEAGIKGATFTVEGECAYGYLRAEMGIHRLVRISPYDSSARRHTSFSSVFVFPELDEDIEIDIDEKDLKVDTYRSSGAGGQHVNKTDSAIRITHIPTGIVVACQNERSQHKNRATALKQLKARLYELEARKKEEEAAAISGEKKDIGWGSQIRSYVLHPYRMVKDHRTGHEVGNTEAVLGGDIEDFIEAYLLSRS
- the lysS gene encoding lysine--tRNA ligase, whose amino-acid sequence is MEELNDILSQRRDKLTSLRAEGINPFANDFAVSHTTADIHAAHGAQDAATLSVSPVEYVIAGRILARRDFGKAAFVQLQDRAGRLQVYVARDQLGEEGFELFRKLDLGDVIGVVGTPFRTKTDELSLRASSLRLLTKSLRPLPEKWHGLTDVETRYRQRYLDLMVNPQVREVFLKRSRIISLVREFMQSRDFLEVETPMMQPIAGGATARPFKTFHNTLKMDLFLRIAPELYLKRLVVGGLERVFEINRNFRNEGISIQHNPEFTMMEFYQAYATYEDLMDFTEELICHVAAEVCGGLKLSYGGREVDLTRPWKRLSFTEAIAHYGKVEAAVLEDHGRAFEYAGRLGLELDRRMPLGKILAEIFDEVVEPHLWQPTFITQYPTDISPLSRKNDLRPEVVDRFELFIVGRELANAFSELNDPIDQRERFVQQLSEKEAGDEEAHAMDEDYIRALEYGLPPTAGEGIGIDRLVMLLTDAASIRDVILFPQLRPER
- a CDS encoding lipoprotein-releasing ABC transporter permease subunit; this encodes MSYELFVSLRYLRAKRKQTFISVISFISIGGVTLGVAALIVVLAVMTGFHDGVRQQILGNLPNILIQKYGDAIAEYEDIAEQARQVPRVSEVTPFISREAMLLSQGNVAAVQVKGVERGHKAFGQEALTLEGGELEDLLFEGRGTRPGIVISIDSATSLGVAIGDTINVIPPMFTITPFGMIPKMKPFQVVGILRQQGSLVDTFNAYVPLSVAQEFFDLPGQVTGIEVDVMHFDDTQPVVSALRRNFEFPYLVRSWEDMFGSFLSALRLEKLGLFIVLGIIVLVAAFNIATTLIMVVMEKHKDIAILRSMGATSRSIMKIFVLEGAIIGTLGTSLGTALGLLIAKNADPIIKKVESVFQLKIFDQAVYGMDRFPSVVNPGDVIAVVVVAMSISLLATIYPAWHASRMDPAEALRYE
- a CDS encoding ABC transporter ATP-binding protein; the protein is MIQVQGVKKHFSTPHGVVQVLKGIDLKIAAGERVAIVGSSGAGKTTLMHILGALDRPNEGRVSFEGEDIFSLRGAALDDFRNRRVGFVFQFHQLLPEFNALENVMMPGLVARLGRREAAEQARALLEDVGLGHRLLHKPGELSGGEQQRVAIARALVRMPRLLLADEPTGNLDSGSTDEIYRLLERLHRERGLTMVVVTHSATLAERMDRMIRMQDGQLCPA
- the bamA gene encoding outer membrane protein assembly factor BamA, which codes for MVKRTLLSLHVLFLCLTTGAFAQPHTFQDISVRGNQRVERAVIDAVIQARPGRPLTLEEIDQDLRNIYQLGRFQDVSAVIEEAAGVRTLVYQVSERPLVREIRFAGERKLKEDKLRELAALRAPDLYDPKNVERAITAMRKAYRDEGFHAAQITPEVDINEANEATITFVIDEGKKIRVERITFGGNKVLSDKELRKAIETRERWWLSWLTGRGTFNEDVLQNDLDLIADEYFNRGYVQVRVREPVISFSDDMRTLDIHIEIEEGEQFRVGDIDIQGDLLKEKEELLALVKLKSGEVFSRAKLRQDVFALNDLYADSGYAYVNVSPLTRLDNQERLVHLLFDVEQGLQVHIDRILIGGNSKTRDKVIRREMRLTEGELYSASKLKESRRRINNLGFFDEVNVATARGAEEDLMNIEVDVKERPTGTFSVGAGYSSVDGVIAQGSLQQDNFLGRGLRFDLSAAFGGKSTTYRFGMTDPYFLDKDLTLGFDLYRTDREWPSFSEKRTGGNLKLGVPLSEKLRAFFLYRYEDKEIYDVSATASRFVQEQVGTSTLSSITSMLRRDTTDYRLDPTRGSMSEASIEFAGVGGDQRFVKYILDHRHYLPFKWDTYFSVHGQIGYVEGWGGKDVPIEERFFLGGINSLRGFKSRRVGPRDGDDYIGGEKSAYGNLEYIFPLIKDVGLKGVIFFDIGNAWRDNDQYFSDMRYNTGAGIRWFSPLGPLRLEWGYNLDPRDDESKTEWQFSIGRFF